The Candidatus Zixiibacteriota bacterium genome includes a region encoding these proteins:
- a CDS encoding SPASM domain-containing protein, giving the protein MPTLSRYNYFGPWRDGYYLAYNARSGAVALLTGENYVVLQALMQKISDQQTDRLSAEEQQLLQQLQYGQFVHSADLPELDMIQFESQRARFDHSSLGLVIAPTLACNMACTYCYESSRKGRMSAATIDATIGFIERQAKGLKELSISWYGGEPLLGMDIIEALTKRVLALEEQHGFRYSSMIITNGYGLDRPTVDRLRELKVYGAQVTLDGPSTIHDRKRPLVNGRPSFDIIIQNLLYAATKMTIGIRVNVDKEYSRDTVGQLLDELEAAGLRDKLSVHFALMEPATTVCSNISESCYDTAGFSTVETEYYSMLLERGFRVEKLPSPTTAACMAQLISAYVVDPDGDLYRCFNYVGDKAHACGNLTQDADYRHPEFLRLFTFDPFSNKRCRECRVLPLCMGGCPSRRLDRDITAEQQCESWRFNLEPMLDLIAQSRFRQSRQSTEKADKQV; this is encoded by the coding sequence ATGCCGACTCTGTCCCGATACAACTATTTTGGTCCGTGGCGCGACGGTTACTACCTGGCCTACAATGCCCGTTCAGGCGCGGTGGCGCTGCTCACCGGTGAGAACTATGTGGTCCTCCAGGCGCTGATGCAGAAGATCAGCGACCAGCAGACGGACCGGCTGAGTGCCGAGGAACAACAACTGCTGCAGCAGTTGCAGTACGGCCAGTTCGTCCATTCAGCCGATCTGCCGGAGCTGGATATGATCCAATTCGAATCCCAGCGCGCCCGGTTCGACCATTCCTCGCTCGGCTTGGTAATTGCACCGACGCTGGCCTGCAACATGGCCTGCACGTACTGTTACGAGAGCAGCCGCAAAGGGCGCATGTCTGCGGCGACCATTGACGCCACGATCGGCTTTATCGAACGCCAGGCCAAAGGTCTGAAGGAGCTGTCAATCAGTTGGTACGGCGGCGAGCCGCTGCTGGGGATGGACATTATCGAGGCTCTCACCAAACGCGTTCTGGCGCTCGAAGAACAACACGGCTTCAGATACTCATCGATGATTATCACGAACGGCTACGGTCTCGACAGGCCGACCGTAGATCGTCTGCGCGAACTCAAAGTGTATGGCGCTCAGGTGACTCTCGACGGCCCATCGACGATCCACGATCGCAAACGCCCGCTGGTCAACGGCCGACCGTCGTTCGATATCATCATACAAAACCTGCTCTACGCGGCCACAAAGATGACGATCGGCATCAGGGTCAATGTCGACAAGGAATACTCGCGCGACACGGTCGGGCAGCTCCTCGACGAACTCGAAGCTGCCGGCCTTCGCGACAAACTGAGCGTACATTTTGCCCTGATGGAGCCGGCCACTACGGTCTGCTCCAATATCAGCGAAAGCTGTTACGATACTGCGGGTTTCTCCACGGTCGAGACCGAATACTACTCGATGCTCCTCGAACGTGGTTTCCGTGTCGAGAAGCTCCCCTCGCCGACCACTGCTGCCTGTATGGCGCAGTTGATCAGCGCCTATGTGGTCGATCCCGACGGGGATTTGTACCGGTGTTTCAACTATGTCGGCGACAAGGCGCACGCCTGCGGCAATCTCACCCAGGATGCGGATTACCGTCATCCCGAGTTCCTGCGCCTCTTTACCTTCGATCCCTTCAGCAACAAACGGTGCCGCGAGTGCCGGGTGCTGCCGCTCTGCATGGGCGGCTGCCCGTCGCGGCGCCTTGACCGCGATATCACCGCCGAGCAGCAGTGCGAAAGCTGGCGGTTCAATCTGGAGCCGATGCTCGACCTGATCGCGCAGTCGCGCTTCCGGCAATCACGTCAATCCACGGAGAAGGCGGATAAACAAGTATGA
- a CDS encoding radical SAM protein, translating into MSEIRFYPSYVVWEITFACNMRCIHCGTSAGKIRPDELTTAEALALIDELGGLDCEHLALSGGEPLLRDDWRELARRSKQNRIRTYMITNAFAVTPMIADDMVEVGLDKVGVSFDGVEKTHNYIRQRDDSYARVMKAFDLFRERNMYFDAVSQVSNINIGELDEMREILIDRGVRNWRIQMTTTTGRMRCLSDLVLSLPNYSRLVDKLIEFRGRDGIRIDPGENIGYYGCKGTELLNGGIYLGCYAGVRVAGIESNGAVKGCLSMPEEFVEGNIRDSSFTAIWNNPAGFAYNRQFTRRSAGGPCRDCRYLPLCRGGCTTTSFSQTGERANNPYCTYRLEMEEGIKPPEDEPYIAEVLARFDDKQNPEPLEGQVTPDCPS; encoded by the coding sequence ATGAGCGAGATACGTTTCTACCCCAGTTATGTCGTGTGGGAAATCACCTTTGCCTGCAACATGCGCTGCATCCACTGCGGAACGTCGGCCGGCAAAATACGTCCTGATGAGCTGACCACCGCGGAGGCGCTCGCCCTTATCGATGAGCTCGGGGGGCTCGACTGCGAACACCTGGCCCTCTCCGGCGGCGAGCCGCTTCTGCGCGACGACTGGCGCGAGCTGGCCCGTCGCTCCAAACAGAACCGGATTCGCACCTACATGATCACCAACGCCTTCGCGGTAACGCCCATGATCGCGGACGACATGGTCGAGGTCGGCCTGGACAAGGTCGGCGTCAGCTTCGACGGTGTCGAGAAGACCCACAACTATATCCGCCAGCGCGACGACAGCTACGCGCGAGTGATGAAAGCGTTCGACCTCTTCCGCGAGCGCAACATGTATTTCGACGCCGTCTCCCAGGTTTCCAATATCAATATCGGCGAGCTCGACGAGATGAGAGAGATCCTGATCGACCGCGGCGTTCGGAACTGGCGCATCCAGATGACCACCACCACCGGCCGCATGCGCTGCCTGAGTGATCTGGTTCTCTCGCTGCCCAACTACTCCCGGCTGGTCGACAAACTGATCGAGTTCCGCGGCCGCGACGGCATCCGGATCGACCCGGGCGAGAACATCGGCTACTACGGCTGCAAAGGAACCGAGCTGCTTAATGGCGGCATATATCTCGGCTGCTACGCCGGAGTACGGGTCGCCGGTATCGAATCCAACGGTGCGGTCAAGGGCTGCCTGTCCATGCCGGAGGAGTTCGTCGAGGGGAATATCCGCGATTCGTCGTTTACCGCTATCTGGAACAACCCCGCCGGGTTCGCTTACAATCGCCAGTTCACCCGGAGATCGGCCGGCGGGCCTTGCCGTGATTGCCGCTACCTGCCGCTCTGCCGGGGCGGCTGCACGACCACGTCGTTCTCCCAGACCGGGGAGCGCGCCAATAACCCTTACTGTACCTATCGGCTCGAGATGGAAGAGGGTATCAAGCCGCCCGAGGATGAGCCGTATATCGCCGAGGTATTGGCGCGGTTCGATGATAAGCAGAATCCTGAGCCGCTGGAGGGGCAGGTCACTCCTGATTGCCCGTCATAA